CTTCAGATGATATTTCTGATGTGCTACAGCAGAACGAAAAATGTAAGCCAACAAAGAGATGACCTGTTTTGACAAGCTTAAGAATTAAATATTAAGCACCTTGAGATGTTTTGCTGGATCACTTGATGGCTGCCCATGCATGATGCAGGTATTGGTGTGTGTGCCCCATCGTAGATCACAAAACCCAACAAACAGGCCATCTCCAAACACGCCAGGAGTAGTGAAGAGCTTGACTATATTTCAGAACTGGATGGACAGAGCAGACAAACACAACTGAAAACTATTATGGCAGCAATCCAAATTGGTTTGAAAGCCTAATAACAAAGGGAAAGTATCGATTACCGATTCGCATGCACTTAATCTAGGAAAGTCCAGATTTCTTTTCGTGCTCAAAAAGTACGTGCTGCATGCCAAAGATCGAACCCGGCGCACCGTGCCCACGTGTAACAATGTTTTCATTAGAAGAGAACGTGCAGTGGAGACATGATCTTCTTTACATGGTTCAACTGAATTTTGGATCCATCgtatcagaaattcagaatagATATATAGTTTCGATGATCTCTGTCAAATCATATCTTATATATATACCTCTATGAGTAGTATGTATTTATTAATTATTTCGCAAAAAGTATGTATTTATTAATTGCAATATATGCAAAATACCCACGTGCTCAGCAATTCATCTTGTTTTATGATTTGATACAATACATATATACGTGCAAAATATTCCAAAAATATCTTGCCAAGTTTTTGCATATATAGAAGTACCTAAATATACGGATTTGATAAGTCGATTGACAAGCCCATAAAATAGAAAGGTTTTACTGCATCCACGTATAATACCAAAGATACAATCCCCCCGTGCCTGTATATATTCACACATCTCCGTCTCGCTTTCTCTCAAGTAAAATCGTCTATCTAGTTTAGTCGTAGGAGGTACATACGCAATGGTTGTTTTCACGGGGAATTTGCTGACCTTTTTGCTATGCATTTCCCTCTTTGAAGGTTGGTCTCTGCTTCTAGTTTATTTCTACGCGCGTGTATATAGCTCTAATTTTCGAAAGGTTTCAAGTCTCATCCTATTGGCTATTTTGTAAAAGAATATAATTCTGAAGCTGTATTTGCCAtgatgtttatgtatgcaggTTGGATGGTCCAGTCGGTTCCGTATGATCATACGGCGAGCATTGAGGCAagtctttgttttctttttctgcccGATCGATGGATGTAAAATTGGCTTGTTTACACAGAAGAAATCACCTTTTTGCTGCTTACCAGTAGAAACACTTGGCCGAAAAGACAGATTAGTCATGCAGGAATGTTATCTGGGTTTCACAATAGATGGTGTTTTTGCGAGtaatatacttcctccatccaataaaaaatgtctcaagtttgtcaaaatttgaatgtatttagatatgacttagggtgtgtttggttggtgagtAGACGAGAATGGGTTGGTCTCAACCAGATTTTAAGGACGGGGCAAACCAAAATTTGTGTTTGGTTAAGATGAATGGAGCCAACCAAATTTGATGTTTGGTTCGATAGGTCGTTGCCGAGCGCTGTCATCTCCTTCATCTCCGGCCACGTACGCCGCGTCAGACCTCGCCATCTCCCTCATCTccggccacggccgccgccgcagaccTCGTCGCAGGCCACGGGCGCCGCCGGAAACCAGGCCATctccctcgtcgccggccgccgtcttcgccaTCTCCCACGTCGCCGGCCACCGTCCTCGCCATCTCCCTCGTCGCTGTCCCTGACCTCGCCATCTCCCTCGTCGCTGTTCCTGACCTCGCCCTCTCTCTCGCCGgctacagcagcagcagctccgccGCCTACAACCTTGCCGGACTGCTACGCCGCTGCCCTATCCGCCGCCTCTAacctcgccggccgcctgCACGCCACGCCAGCCACCTGCCCCACCTCGCCGGCTGCCTCCGACCTCGCCCGCTGCCTGCCTTGCGCCCGCGAGAGGCCGCTCGCGTCCAATGAGCCGCGTGAGTCGGCCGATTTGGCCGGTTCACGCGGAACGGCATAATCGTGGAATATTTTCCTCTGGGCCAAACTGCTCACGAGCCAAACGTGAAGAAAAAGGCCTTTGGGCTGTGTGACACAGCGCGGGGCAGCTCGGACTCATAAACCAAACTTATAGacgcatttaaatttagtcaaagttgagaaatactttgttggacggagggagtatcacaTTCAAAGCATTAATTTCAATGGTTGTGTACTTAAGCAAATGTTTGATCCTGATCGTGCATCTTCTTGTGCAGTGCTTGAAGAACCCGACGAGGCCTCTGTACAACGGCGGCATCATCCAGAACAGCGAGTTCAACAACGGCCTGGCCGGCTGGTCGGTGCCGTTCGGCGTCAACACGAGCGTCATCAGCTCGCCGTCCGGCAACAAGTTCGCCGAGACGAGCAACAAAGCCCAGCCTTCCCGCAGCGTCTCCCAGAAGTTCCTCATGGAAGCCAACCACCACTACTCCCTCTCAGGTATACCATAAGTATCTGAATTTCTCAACTTTTGAAAAATTGTTTTGTGTGTCAATCAATGGCTGATTGGCTCCAATATATGTATGTGTGCAGCATGGTTGCAGGTTTCGTCCGGCACGGGCGCCATAGTGAAGGCGACCTTCAAGGCCCCCAACGGCGCCTTTATCGCCGGCGGCTCCATCGTGGCCAAGTCCGGCTGCTGGAGCATGCTCAAGGGCGGCATGACCTCCTACACCTCCGGCCCTGCGGAGCTCTTCTTCGAggccgacggcgccgccgtcgacatCTATGTCGACAGCGTCTCCCTGCagcccttctccttccccgaATGGGACGCCCACGCCAGTATCTCCACCTCAAAAACCCGCAAAAGCACCATAAAAATCCTCGCCCGGCAACGGTCCAGCGGCGAACCTCTCGCGAACGCCAAGCTGAGGATCAACCTCCTCCGGCCGGGGTTCCCGCTGGGCAACGCCATGACTCCCGAGATCCTCAGCAACCCGGCCTACGAGCAGTGGTTCGCGTCCCGGTTCACGGTGGCCACCTTCGAGAACGAGATGAAGTGGTATGCCACGGAGCCCCGGCAGAACCTGGAGGACTACCGTGTCCCCGACGCCATGCTTCGGCTGGCCGAGAGGCACGGGATCAAGGTCCGCGGCCACAACGTGGTCTGGGACGACCCCAAGACGCAGATGAACTGGGTGGAGTCGCTGAGCCCGGACCGGCTGAGGGCCGCCGTGGAGAAGCGGGTCCGGTCCGTCGTGTCCCGGTACGCCGGGAAGGTGATCGCCTGGGACGTGGTCAACGAGAACCTCCATGGGGACTTCTACGAGAGCAAGCTCGGCGCTGACGTATCCGCCCAGCTGTACAGCCAGGTGGGCCAGATTGACCGTCAGGCTCTGTTGTTTATGAACGAGTATAACACGTTGGAGGTGCCCATGGACGCCAACGCGTTGGCAAGTAAGTACATGGCGAAGATGAACCAGATCAGATTCTACCCTGGGAACTTGGGGATGAAGCTGGCTGTTGGGCTGGAGAGCCATTTCGGCGCCCCGAACATCCCCTTCATGAGGGCCACGCTGGACATGCTGGCGCAGCTAATGGTGCCTATCTGGCTTACGGAGGTTGACGTGGTGGCGGGGCCGAACCAGGCGGGTTACCTGGAGGCCGTGCTGAGGGAAGGCTATGGCCACCCGGCCGTGCAGGGGATGGTGATGTGGGCGGCATGGCACGCCAAGGGGTGCTACGTCATGTGCCTCACCGACAACGGCTTCCGGAACCTCCCTGTCGGTGATGTCGTCGACAAGCTCATCGCCGAGTGGAGGACGCACCCGTTGGAGGTCACCACGGGTTGCAATGGCGCGGCGGAGCTGGACCTCGTCCACGGCGAGTACAACTTCACGGTCACTCACCCGGACCTGGAGTCTCCCACCGTGCACACTTTGACGGTGGATGCGGCGTCGTCTTCTTATGCTTCATTGTCATCTGACCTCACTTTAGACATCAAGGTGTAGGGACATTCATATTACTTCGCATTTGTACTGTATGTCTTGATCTAATTGTTGACCCATTATATGTATCATTGGAAATATGGGAGGATAATATACAAACGGTTTTGGGACATATATATCTGTGAAAGTATATCAATGTCATCTCCTTAATTAATTCCAACttgaagagtttttttttttggaaggaacCCTGCTTTATACGGTAGTAGTTTATTGGAAGATTGGAAAGATCAGAACCGTCTGTGATATTATATTATCATGGatctttttttagaggataTTATGATGGATCTTGGTACTAATCTGTGTATGAGGTAATTAAGATCAATTGTTAATCATAACAGTCCATTCTATAGAAATTTGAGATGTTTTTTTGTATGGGCTTTCAGGTGATTTACGAAGAGCAGCAAGCGCCTGGTGAGGGAAATATCAGcagcacacaaaagctattaTCTCAGGAGAAAAAACTCTTCCTTTTTTGTATTTTGAGTGCCAGTGCCTTTCTTGCCAGTATTTCAGTATGCTAGATGTTGGTGTCATGACTCATGACCAGCTAGGTTCCATCTTTTTTATTCCACGAATGCTGCACGGTTATTGAGTTCCCATGCATTTGTATTCCTGAATACCCTCAGTTATTTGAGGGTGCGGACGAATTGTACAACTCATTACCTCCAGTAATAGTACCGACTTTTGACTATAGAGCTTATCAGTGAGCTGAGTAACACTTTCTGTTTGTTTGGTATTTGATAGCCCATTTAACTAGTATTCTTAAATTTAAATTCCAAATTTGACTTGCACTTTTTGTCCAAAactttttgatttttttccgAAATTCGGCAATTTCGTTCAGGGGCGAAAAGTATAGTAGAAACCGAAATCCAAACCATGGGCTCGCGGGTGACACCATCTGCTGATGATCGAGCAGAGATTGCTGCACTACGTCGGGCATCAGTGTGGTGTTCGtgctcgcgctgctccttCTGTTTTAGAACAGCTCGCGCTGCTCTTCCTCTGCCTCTcctgttgccgccgccgccgcaacggACTGGACCTCTCTCTGCCCTGGCCCGACACTAAGCCCATCAAGCAGCgagcgcagcagcagcccactCCACCCCCACCCGAGGCTCCGAGCTTGATGTCCATATATGTCTCCTCGATCGGCCCACGGCCCAATACGTGGACCTAGGTGGCCATCATTGCCTTAGCCCATCCGAATATGGAGATATTCCTGTTTCCCGTGGAATGTAATGTACCCGCcgcttctttttcttggacACGGCCGTCCGTATACGTTGGCGTTTGGTTCGTTGGGCGGTGAAGAAAGCACCGGACCGCCACCCAAAGGCAAACATCCACGAGtatcctctaaaaaaacatccaCGAGTCTCACAATATCTGCACTCGAAAATATTGATCTTTTGTTGATCCATACGTTCCGGTGATCTTTCTTTTGTTGGCATTCTCAGTTTCAAGTTACTCcgatgcaaaacaaaaaaaggaaaaaaacatgcatgtgtatatatCACTTTGTAAATGATGTGACTCGACGACGGCTTTCCAAAGGATTATCCATTATTCGTTTCGGTTGGTGCATGGCGATCCTACACCTACATTTTTATGCTTGGAGTCGCTGGATGACGCAAGAATCATTCCTTTGTACCGTGGCAATAATGCACCTGTGTGCCAAGATATCTCCAGGTATAACTGCCAGAATCAGCATCAGAGGTGCGCGAAAATGCACCGGTCGACTCGCCTTAgccggcgcccgcgcccggaCTACATATATACACCCTGTAGAGAGACGCGAAAAAAAGTGCATCCAGCGGTGCCGGAGAGCTACTTGAAGGTCATCCAGGGTTCCTTAATTTTGATGGAAAGTGGCACGGCAGTTAGCCCGCCATCTCCTCAATCTCTTCCTCCATCTAGTTACCTTGTATAGGACTAGCTTGGAGATCAAGCCTAGTGATTGTAGTACTCCTACTTGCCTTGTAATGCTCCTTGTAATCTGGTGATTGATCACCTGTGataatatatatagagagacaATGCGGCCTCCATTGGAGGTAGAACGCTGTAACCAATTTCACATGGTATCCGAGCTCCGTCTCCTCATATTTCATCTAAAAAATGGCATCGTCTACTTCTAtctgtgagatcgagataagcaatcagaggggggtgaatgattgcgcggaagcaaattaaaactttttccgaaagttcaaaccctaaatcacctttctatCCATGATAGTAAAagagccgtaacttttgattggatgaacaaaaaaatacgtatgagtatgcaaaagaaaggtattaaaattatctaaccaacgcaataagaatcagctcaattggacttaccaatcaaaagatatgatcaaattagtaacagctgacagaaagttacgagaattaatctataattgatttcgaggaataacaagaaagatgaagtaatcgcaatctttccttgatctcgtggtAAATCTGCAgtaaagtattatgaactcgtgataaacctgccgcaaagtgttagaaagatctagcacgaagaatccacgaagatccgagaaaaacagaaatgacaccgccaacgaatctctttattgcaacgatatcgatcgattacaaaaaatgcaaccatgcatccaagaactctccaagaattgatctagatctaAAGCTCTGAGTTCCGTTATGTCCTTGCAAAAATCGTAGCTAGGATgacctctatttataagggaaaattcgcgaccctaaaccgagtcctaatccaacacgaacttctctgtcccggtcgttaTTCTGCTCGTGGGGCCcacatacgacctcggattgagatgactccaaaagcaaagttgttcgtatcgacgacgcgcacaacgtTTTTGTGGACTACTTTTCCATCggacgccatcttgatgacgctactgtttaatctttaaacagctctcatccatcCACGGCTGGACatacatgtcttcacgtcgatgccactccatgtcatcaactcttcttgtgatgtcttcaaaactcgaccatcacgtgtcaAATATCTCCAATACAGTACATCttcggtataaacaacgtacgacaaatcggtgccctcccggatcatcgtagttCACTTTCATTGTTTCCTTcacacgaacgtcccgcatgacattgatccctcgacctcaacttctcccaagcttcgtccctcgatcccgtcatcgaccatgtttctgttaggttcgttgcataggaaacaaaaattttcctacgagaagtgcggaagaaaacccaagaatatatatactagatgtatgtaacgagagggatcatgaacactataccctcgtagaccgctaagcgttacgatcacgagatcgttgttggtgtagtggaactttcaatgagatcaatctcagtgccgaacggacagcacctccttggtatccacacgttcagcttcacgttgtctcctccttcctcgatccagcaagcgagagggagaggtagacgagatcccggcagcacgacggcgtggtgactatggtgaatattctcacgggcagggctacgccgtgcgcgtgagaagaggaggagaggagggctcaggggagagagatccaactgaaagcttggggttgtctctctcccttgcccccccttctatttatataggggtagaggaggcgtggccggctaggactatcccgtggccaggactctccggcggccaggactctcatgcggccaggactctcccgcggccaggactctcctcctggccgcatgggccctgtgggctagcccctcggcccattaaggccagggtgctccctcacaggcccatttagcccagggataggtgggcctcaaggtggaaccctccggatccctccagaaccttctagaagcttcccggtcaaaaccgggaaatattccaaactttccagaaccctgaaaacaactttccatatataaatctttatctccggaacattccggagctcctcgttgcgtctaggatcccatccaagactccgaatcataattcgatattatcatcatttatctcatctaacccaagcaacatgaaacgttaagtgtgtgaccctacgggttcgagaacatgtggacatgatcaaatatcaataaccaatagcgggacctggatgtccataatagttcccacatattccacgaagatctcatcggttgaaccactatgtcgaggattcaattaatccagtatccaattctctttgtctcgcgatatattacttgcccgagatttgatcgtcggtatcgccatacctagtttaatctcgttaccggcaagttctctttactcgttccgtaatataataccctcgcaactaaacacattagtcgcatgcttacaagctcattaggatgttatattaccgagagggcccagagatatctctccgtcacaaggagtgacaaatc
This is a stretch of genomic DNA from Brachypodium distachyon strain Bd21 chromosome 1, Brachypodium_distachyon_v3.0, whole genome shotgun sequence. It encodes these proteins:
- the LOC100828321 gene encoding uncharacterized protein LOC100828321; the protein is MVQSVPYDHTASIECLKNPTRPLYNGGIIQNSEFNNGLAGWSVPFGVNTSVISSPSGNKFAETSNKAQPSRSVSQKFLMEANHHYSLSAWLQVSSGTGAIVKATFKAPNGAFIAGGSIVAKSGCWSMLKGGMTSYTSGPAELFFEADGAAVDIYVDSVSLQPFSFPEWDAHASISTSKTRKSTIKILARQRSSGEPLANAKLRINLLRPGFPLGNAMTPEILSNPAYEQWFASRFTVATFENEMKWYATEPRQNLEDYRVPDAMLRLAERHGIKVRGHNVVWDDPKTQMNWVESLSPDRLRAAVEKRVRSVVSRYAGKVIAWDVVNENLHGDFYESKLGADVSAQLYSQVGQIDRQALLFMNEYNTLEVPMDANALASKYMAKMNQIRFYPGNLGMKLAVGLESHFGAPNIPFMRATLDMLAQLMVPIWLTEVDVVAGPNQAGYLEAVLREGYGHPAVQGMVMWAAWHAKGCYVMCLTDNGFRNLPVGDVVDKLIAEWRTHPLEVTTGCNGAAELDLVHGEYNFTVTHPDLESPTVHTLTVDAASSSYASLSSDLTLDIKV